In Desulforegula conservatrix Mb1Pa, the following are encoded in one genomic region:
- a CDS encoding cold-shock protein translates to MTNGIVKWFNNSKGYGFIAQENGPDVFVHYSGISGNGYKALNEGDKVSFEIEQGKKGPAAVNVRVL, encoded by the coding sequence ATGACAAATGGTATTGTAAAATGGTTTAACAATAGCAAGGGATACGGCTTTATTGCCCAGGAAAATGGCCCTGATGTATTTGTACACTATTCTGGAATCAGCGGAAACGGGTACAAGGCCCTGAATGAAGGCGATAAGGTTTCATTCGAAATAGAGCAGGGAAAAAAAGGTCCGGCAGCTGTTAATGTAAGAGTTCTTTAA